A section of the Triticum dicoccoides isolate Atlit2015 ecotype Zavitan chromosome 7A, WEW_v2.0, whole genome shotgun sequence genome encodes:
- the LOC119327817 gene encoding pentatricopeptide repeat-containing protein At4g21300-like has product MQSVSKFVKIIVPARRLSGSISGTTVGSSKKVCGAEKLALLVQSCSDVWSLKKLHARVLAHGLGWDAILGSKILGLYAHLGALPDSRLVFQSIVNGDLALWNSAMVDYFRAGYLEEVILLYRRLKLLQFCLNEKAITFGLKSCTQLRNLFLGKGLHVDSLKLGLSGDKFVGSSLIGLYSKLGKIDDSQRVFEEIFEKDIVAYTSMISGYSDVVDSSAWNAFEIASEMIRNNLEVNRVTLVSLLQVAGNLEAFRLGKSMHSYAIRRGIGVSDEVLETSLVDMYARCGAYQLAYALLNNSKGTVASWNAVLSGLTRTQKSRDAIQYFSVMLHHHKVTPDSVTFANVLSACAELCYCGYAASIHAYLIRRTIALDLVLATALIEVYSKCKRVVRSRHLFDQLTVKDVVSYNVMIHGYLQNGLADEATTLLNHMMKECIAPNSATVVCLLAAFADQRDLVRGRWIHGFAIRHGFSSDVDIANQILHMYSICREIVATKIVFDSLEKKTLFSWTAMMKGYLSFGCADEVVRLCQLMQQDGEKPDSVTLMYAVQAVSELGHLKGVKEIQCFVYHASMEKDTITANSLITAYAKCGRLDLSEALFFSMEHKNLDSWNAVISAYGMHGFYLKVLEMFQQMEEEKIKPDELTFTSVLSACSHAGLVKEGWCIFQSMISLYSVHPQEEHYGCIVDLLGRAGQLEEGYKFIKLLSLTDKSSMYCALLSACRTYGNTLLGHIISKELLEHGPQDPGTCALISEVYVQEGQWNESANLRASANGSDSKKLPGSSLMESV; this is encoded by the coding sequence ATGCAGTCTGTGTCAAAGTTCGTTAAGATTATAGTGCCGGCTAGGAGGCTATCAGGATCTATCAGTGGTACAACTGTGGGTTCTAGTAAGAAGGTATGCGGTGCTGAAAAGCTTGCTCTGCTGGTCCAAAGCTGTTCAGATGTTTGGTCTCTAAAGAAGCTGCATGCTCGTGTTTTGGCACACGGACTTGGCTGGGATGCGATCCTTGGATCTAAGATTCTTGGCTTGTATGCACATTTAGGCGCCTTGCCCGATTCAAGGCTTGTTTTCCAGAGTATCGTGAATGGCGATCTTGCCCTGTGGAATTCTGCCATGGTTGATTATTTCAGAGCTGGTTACTTGGAGGAAGTTATTCTTTTGTACAGGAGATTGAAGTTGCTTCAGTTTTGTTTGAATGAGAAAGCTATTACATTTGGTTTGAAGAGCTGCACTCAGCTCAGGAATTTGTTTTTGGGCAAAGGATTGCATGTAGATTCGCTGAAGCTTGGCCTGAGTGGGGATAAATTTGTCGGTTCCTCGCTGATTGGGTTATACTCCAAGCTTGGCAAGATTGATGATTCACAGCGAGTGTTTGAAGAGATCTTTGAGAAGGATATTGTTGCTTACACTTCAATGATCTCTGGCTATTCTGATGTAGTGGATTCGTCTGCGTGGAATGCATTCGAAATTGCCAGTGAAATGATAAGGAATAACTTGGAAGTAAACCGTGTGACACTGGTAAGCTTATTGCAAGTTGCTGGGAATTTGGAAGCCTTCCGACTGGGTAAATCAATGCACAGCTATGCCATAAGAAGAGGAATTGGCGTCTCAGATGAAGTCCTAGAGACAAGCCTTGTTGACATGTATGCTCGATGTGGAGCTTATCAATTAGCATATGCTCTTTTGAACAATTCGAAGGGAACCGTGGCTTCGTGGAACGCTGTGCTTTCTGGTCTTACTAGAACTCAAAAGAGTAGGGATGCAATCCAGTATTTTTCTGTTATGCTTCATCATCATAAAGTAACTCCAGATTCAGTAACCTTTGCAAATGTGCTTTCTGCTTGTGCTGAATTATGCTATTGTGGCTATGCTGCTAGTATTCATGCCTACTTGATCAGAAGAACTATAGCCCTGGATCTTGTTTTGGCCACTGCTCTTATCGAGGTGTACTCCAAGTGCAAAAGAGTTGTGAGATCCAGGCATCTCTTTGATCAACTGACGGTTAAGGATGTAGTCTCCTATAACGTGATGATACATGGTTATCTGCAAAACGGCCTGGCAGATGAAGCCACCACATTACTCAATCACATGATGAAAGAATGTATTGCACCAAATTCTGCAACTGTTGTTTGCCTGCTCGCAGCTTTTGCTGATCAAAGGGATTTAGTAAGAGGAAGGTGGATTCACGGATTTGCAATTAGACATGGCTTTTCTTCAGATGTGGACATTGCAAATCAAATTCTGCATATGTATTCAATTTGCAGAGAAATTGTCGCAACAAAGATTGTATTTGACTCATTGGAAAAGAAAACCTTGTTTTCATGGACAGCCATGATGAAGGGGTACTTATCTTTTGGGTGTGCAGATGAGGTTGTTCGATTATGTCAATTAATGCAGCAAGACGGGGAGAAGCCCGATTCTGTCACTCTTATGTATGCAGTTCAGGCTGTTTCTGAGCTTGGACATCTGAAGGGTGTAAAAGAAATTCAatgctttgtttaccatgcctccatgGAGAAAGATACAATTACCGCAAATTCTTTGATAACTGCATATGCTAAATGTGGAAGGTTGGATTTGTCAGAAGCTCTTTTCTTCAGTATGGAACACAAAAACCTGGATTCATGGAATGCGGTGATCAGTGCTTATGGGATGCATGGATTTTATCTTAAGGTTCTTGAAATGTTTCAGCAAATGGAAGAGGAAAAAATTAAGCCTGATGAGTTAACATTCACTTCTGTGCTTTCTGCCTGCAGTCATGCTGGCCTTGTTAAGGAGGGTTGGTGTATTTTTCAGTCAATGATTTCGCTGTATTCAGTTCATCCACAAGAAGAGCACTATGGTTGCATAGTTGACTTATTGGGTCGGGCAGGACAGTTAGAAGAAGGATACAAGTTTATAAAGCTATTGTCGTTGACTGATAAATCAAGCATGTATTGTGCTCTCCTCTCTGCTTGCAGAACATATGGAAATACACTGCttgggcatattataagcaaagagCTCCTTGAGCACGGACCACAGGACCCAGGTACTTGTGCTTTGATTTCAGAAGTGTATGTACAGGAAGGACAGTGGAATGAATCTGCTAATTTAAGGGCTAGCGCTAACGGAAGCGATTCAAAGAAACTTCCTGGCTCTAGTTTGATGGAATCAGTCTAG